A window of Streptomyces sp. NBC_01224 genomic DNA:
CCCATGTCAACGAGAACGTCGCCTGGGCCGAGCAGCTCAGGGCCAGGACCGAGTCCCAGGCGCGCCGACTGCTGGAGGAGTCCAGGGCCGAGGCCGAGCACTCCCTGGCGGCCGCGCGCGTCGAGGCGGGCCGGCTGGCGGACGAGACCCGGCAGCGGCTCGGCTCCGAGGCGGAGTCTGCCCGTACCGAGGCCGAGGCGATCCTGCTGCGCGCCCGCAAGGACGCCGAGCGGCTGCTGAACGCCGCCTCCAGCCAGGCGCAGGAGGCCACCAGCCACGCCGAGCAGCTGCGTACGTCGACGACGGCCGAGACCGAGCAGACCCGGCAGCAGACCGCCGAGCTGAACCGGGCCGCCGAGCAGCGCATGCAGGAGGCCGAGACCCAGCTGCGCGAGGCCCGCCTGGCGGCCGAGAAGGTCACCGGCGAGGCGAAGGAGGCCGCCGTCAAGCGGCTGGCCGCCGCCGAGTCGCAGAACGAGCAGCGCACCCGTACGGCCAAGTCGGAGATCGCCCGACTGGTCGGCGAGGCCACCAAGGACGCCGAGTCGCTCAAGGCCGAGGCCGAGCAGGCACTCGCCGATGCCCGCGCCGAGGCGGACCGGCTCAAGTCCGAGGCCTCCGAGAAGGCCCGCACGGCGGCCGCCGAGGACGCCGCTGCCCAGCTCTCCAAGGCCGCCAGGGCCGCTGAGGAAGTGCTGACCAAGGCATCCGAGGACGCGAAGTCCACCACCAGGGCGGCGAGCGAGGAGGCCGACCGGATCCGCCGCGAGGCGGAGGCCGAGGCGGACCGGCTGCGCGGCGAGGCCGCCGAGCAGGCCGATCAGCTCAAGGGCGCGGCCAAGGACGACACCAAGGAGTACCGGGCCAAGACGGTCGAGCTGCAGGAGGAGGCGCGCAGGCTGCGCGGCGAGGCCGAGCAGCTGCGCTCCGAGGCCGTCGCCGAGGGCGAGCGGATCCGTGGCGAGGCCCGCCGCGAGGCCGTCCAGCAGATCGAGGAAGGCGCGAAGACCGCCGAGGAGCTGCTGTCCAAGGCGAAGTCGGACGCGGAGGAGCTGCGCACCACCGCGGGCACGGAGAGCGAGCGGGTCCGTACCGAAGCGGCCGAGCGCGCCACCGCGCTGCGCAAGCAGGCCGAGGAGGCCCTGGAACGCGCCCGCGCCGAGGCCGAGCAGCTGCGTACCGAGTCCGAGGAGCAGGCCCGGTCCACCACCACCGCGGCCGAGCAGGCGGCGGCGGAGCTGCGCGAGGAGACCGAGCGTGCGGTCGCGGCCCGGCAGGCGGAGGCGGCCGACGAGCTGACCCGGCTGCACACCGAGGCCGAGACCAGGGTCACCACCGCCGAGCAGGCGCTCACGGACGCGCGTGCCGAGGCGGAGCGCATCCGGCGTGAGACGAACGAGGAGTCCGAGCGGCTGCGCGCGGAGGCCGCCGAGCGGCTGCGGGCGCTGCAGGAGCAGGCAGAGACCGAGGCGGAGCGGCTGCGCGACGAGGCCGCGGCGGACGCGTCGCGGTCGCGTGCGGAGGGCGAGTCCGCAGCCGTACGGCTGCGCAGCGAGGCGGCCGCCGAGGCGGAGCGGCTCAAGTCCGAGGCGCAGGAGAGCGCCGACCGGGTGCGGTCCGAGGCAGCTGCCGCCGCGGAGCGGGTGGGCACGGAGGCCGCCGAGGCGCTGGCCGCCGCGCAGGAGGAGGCGAACCGGCGCCGCCGGGAGTCCGAGGAGACCCTCGACGCGGCGCGCGCCGAGGCGAACCAGGAGCGCGAGCGGGCCCGCGAGCAGAGCGAGGAGCTTCTCGCCTCCGCCCGCAAGCGGGTCGAGCAGGCGCAGGCCGAGGCGCAGCGTCTGGTCGAGGAGGCGGACAGCCGGGCGACCGAGCTGGTCTCCACGGCCGAGCAGACAGCCCAGCAGGTACGGGATTCGGTCAACGGGCTGCAGGAGCAGGCCGAGGAGGAGATCGCCGGGCTGCGCTCCGCCGCCGAGCATGTCGCGGAACGGACGAAGTCCGAGGCGCAGGAGGAGGCGGACCGGGTCCGCGCCGATGCGCACGCGGAGCGGGAGCGGGCCGGCGAGGACGCGGCCCGGATCCGCCGGGAGGCGCAGGAGGAGTCCGAGGCCGCGAAGGCGATGGCCGAGCGGACCGTCTCCGACGCGATCACCGAGTCGGAGCGGCTGCGCGCGGACACCGCGGAGTACAGCCAGCGGATGCGTACCGAGGCCTCCGACGCGCTGGCCTCGGCCGAGCAGGACGCGGCCCGCAGCCGGGCCGAGGCCCGCGAGGACGCCAACCGGATGCGTTCCGATGCCGCGACCCAGGCCGACCGGCTGGTGGGCGAGGCGACGAGCGAGGCCGAGCGGATCCGTACGGAGTCGGCGCAACAGGCCACCCAGCTCGTCGAGGAGTCGACGCAACAGGCCACCCAGCTCGTCGAGGGGGCGACACAGCAGGCGGCCCGGGTGGCGGACGAGGCCGCGGACGAGGCCGAGCGGCTGCGCGCGGAGGCGGCGGCCACCGTCGGCTCCGCGCAGGAGCACGCGGCCCGCACCCGCGAGGAGTCGGAGCGGGTACGCGCCGACGCGGAGGCGGCGGCCGAGCAGATGCGTGCCGAGGCCCGTCAGGAGGCCGACCGGCTGCTCGACGAGGCGCGGGAGGCCGCGGCGAAGCGCCGTGCCGATGCCGCCGAACAGGCGGACCAGCTCATCAACAAGGCCCAGGAGGAGGCGTTGCGCGCCGCCACCGAGGCCGAGGAGCAGGCCGACACGATGGTCGGCGTGGCCCGTAAGGAGGCCGCGCGGATCACCTCGGAGGCGACCGTCGAGGGCAACTCCCTGGTGGAGCGCGCCCGTACGGACGCGGACGAGCTGCTGGTCGGCGCGCGCCGGGATGCCACGGCCATCCGGGAGCGTGCCGAGGAGCTCAGGGCCCGGATCGAGAGCGAGATCGAGGAACTGCACGACCGGGCCCGGCGGGAGACCTCCGAGCAGATGAAGACGGCGGGCGAGCGCGTCGACAACCTGATGAAGGCGGCGACCGAGCAGCGCGACGACGCGGCGGCCAAGGCCAAGGAGCTGCTGGCGGACGCCAATTCGGAGGCGAGCAAGGTCCGGATCGCGGCGGTGAAGCGGGCCGAGGCGCTGCTGAAGGAAGCCGAGCAGAAGAAGGCCACGCTGGTCCGTGAGGCCGAGAAGCTGCGGGCCGACGCCGAGGTCGAGGCGAAGCGTACGGTGGACGAGGGCAAGCGCGAGCTCGATCTGCTGGTGCGTCGGCGCCAGGACATCAACACCGAAATCTCCCGTGTCCAGGACGTGCTGGAGGCATTGGAGTCGTTCGAGACGCCGGCGGGCGGCGGCAAGGGCGCGGGTGGCGGCTCCGCCGGTGGCGTCAAAGCCGGTGCCTCAGCGGGCACTCGATCGAGTGGCAAGTCGTCCGAGGGGTAGTCGCCCTGTCATCTCCCGTGCTTCGTCAAGGACGTTCAACCCTCCGAGTGGCAAGAGTTGCGGGGGTTAGCCACTCAAAAGGGGTGTCATTCTCCAGATCAAACGGGCATCCACTCGATGACACGCCGCTCGGGCCCCTAGGATTCCCTCTAACACCTCACCGGTCTCATTCGACAGGAACCTCATGAGCGACCCTTCCTCCCCCTTCGGCTTCGAGCTCGTGCGACGTGGATACGACCGCGGTCAGGTGGATGACCGCATTACCAAGCTCGTCGCCGACCGTGATAGTGCTCTCGCCCGCATCACGTCTCTGGAAAAGCGCATCGAGGAGCTCCACCTCGAAACGCAGAACGCCCAGGCCCAGGTGAACGACGCGGAGCCGTCGTACGCCGGTCTCGGCGCGCGCGTGGAGAAGATTCTCCGCCTGGCCGAGGAGGAGGCGAAGGACCTGCGCGAGGAGGCCCGTCGCGCCGCCGAGCAGCACCGTGAGCTCGCCGAGTCGGCCGCCCAGCAGGTGCGCAACGACGCCGAGTCGTTCGCCGCCGAGCGCAAGGCGAAGGCCGAGGACGAGGGCGTCCGCATCGTCGACAAGGCCAAGGGTGAGGCCACCACGCTGCGCACCGACGCCCAGAAGGACGCGGCCCAGAAGCGCGAGGAGGCCGACGCCCTCTTCGAGGAGACCCGCGCCAAGGCCGCCCAGGCCGCCGCGGACTTCGAGACCAACCTCGCCAAGCGCCGCGACCAGTCGGAGCGCGACCTCGCGTCCCGTCAGGCCAAGGCCGAGAAGCGCCTCGCCGAGATCGAGCACCGCGCCGAGCAGCTCCGCCTGGAGGCCGAGAAGCTCCGTACGGACGCCGAGCGCCGGGCGCGTCAGACGGTGGAGACCGCGCAGCGCCAGTCCGAGGACATCGTGGCCGACGCGAACGCCAAGGCCGACCGGATCCGCAGCGAGTCGGAGCGCGAGCTGGCGGCGCTCACCAACCGCCGCGACTCGATCAACGCTCAGCTGACCAACGTCCGCGAGATGCTGGCGACGCTGACCGGTGCCGCGGTGGCCGCCGCCGGCTCCCCCGCCGACGACGAGCCGGTCACCCGCGGCGTCCCGGCTCAGCAGACCCGCTGACCCCGCCGTACCCCAGCTGTACTCCTCGCGCGCCCGGTTCCGCCCTTGTGGTGGCGCCGGGCGCGCGGCCGTTCTAGCGTGAACGCATGATCGAGCTTGATGGTCTCACCAAGCGCTTCGGCAACAAGGTTGCCGTCGACCGGCTTTCGTGCCGCGTCAGACCTGGAATGGTGACGGGCTTTCTGGGCCCCAACGGTGCGGGCAAGTCCACGACGATGCGGATGATGCTGGATCTCGACAACCCGACCAGCGGTTCGGTGCGCATCGACGGCAAGCACTATCGCGACCTGGAAGAACCCCTCAAGTACATCGGGGCGCTGCTCGACGCGAAGTCGATGCACGGCGGGCGCAGCGCGTACAACAATCTGCTCTGTCTCGCGCAGAGCAATCGCATCCCGGAGAGCCGGGTCCCGGAGGTGCTGGACACCGTCGGTCTGAGCGCGGTGGCGAGGAAGAAGTCGAAGGGCTTCTCCCTCGGCATGAGCCAGCGGCTCGGCATCGCGGCGGCGCTGCTCGGCGACCCGCAGGTGCTGCTCTTCGACGAGCCCGTCAACGGTCTCGACCCCGAGGGGATTCACTGGATCCGCAATCTGATGAAGGCGCTCGCCGCGGAAGGCCGGACGATCTTCGTCTCCTCGCATCTGATGAGCGAAATGGCCCTCACCGCGGACCATCTGATCGTGATCGGCCAGGGCCGGCTGCTCGCCGACACCTCGATGGCCGACTTCATCCACCAGAACTCCCGCAGTTATGTACGTCTGCGCTCCCCGCAACAGGAGCGGCTGCGCGATGTGCTGCACGAGGAGGGCCTGATCGTGGTCGAGACGGGCAGCGGCACGCTGGAGATCGACGGCGCCACCACCGAGGCGCTGGGAGAGCTCGCCGCCCGGCATCAGATCGTGCTGCACGAACTGAGCTCCCAGCGGGCCTCCCTGGAGGAAGCGTTCATGCAGATGACGGCGGACTCCGTGGAGTACCACGCACACTCGGAGGTCGGTGAGGCACCGTTGCCCGTGGGCCCGCACTGGGGTGACGAGTGGAACCAGCAGACCGCCGTCGGCACGGCCGGGAACGGCACGCCGGGCGTACCCGGCACCTCCGGCACCGGCAAGGGAGCGTGACGACGATGGCATCGGTACCCGCGGTCCTGACCTCCGAGTGGACCAAGATCCGTACGGTTTCGTCGACCGTCTGGACCCTGATCTCCGCGTTCGTCGTCACCGTCGCGATGAGCGCGGCGCTCTGCGCCCTGATGAACGCCCAGTTCGACGACCTCCCCCCGGCGGAGAGGGTCACCTTCGACCCGACCCTCATCAGCTTCTCCGGCATGGTCCTCGGCCAGCTGGCCATGGTCGTATTCGGTGTCCTGGTGGTCGGTACGGAGTACAGCTCGGGCATGATCCGCACCTCGCTGGCGGCCGTGCCCCAGCGCGGTTCGTTCCTCTTCAGCAAGGTCGCGGTGGCCGGTGTGCTGGCCCTGGTGGTCGGTATCGCCACCAGCTTCGTCTCGTTCTTCCTCGGGCAGTCCCTCCTCGGCGACCATCACACGGACATCGGTGCGGACAATGTCCTGCGCGCGGTGGTCGGCGGCGGCATCTACATGGGCCTGATCGGGATCTTCTCCATGGGTGTGGCGACGATGCTGCGCAGCTCCATGCTGTCGCTCGGCATCCTGATGCCGTTCTTCTTCCTGATCTCCCAGATCCTGTCGGCGGTCCCGGGCGCGAAGAAGGTCGCCCGCTACTTCCCCGACCAGGCCGGATCCAAGATCATGCAGGTTGTTCCGGACGCCATGAACAGCAACCCCGCTCCGTACGGACCGTGGGGCGGGCTCGGCATTCTGGTCGCTTGGGTGGCGGCCGCGCTGGTAGGCGGCTATCTCGTACTGAAGAAGCGGGACGCATGACCGGTGGGCGGGACCCATGGCCGGTGGGCGGACGCAAGACCTGACCGGCCCGGAAGCACTCCGTCCGCTCTGCCGGGGGGCGATGCGCTCTCGTAACGACTTGGTCGGAACCGTCAAGGCCTGGATATCCTCCTAACTCTTACGGGGGCGTGCGGCCTGACGGCCTGGGCCCCGACGACAGACGAAGTCGATGGGGCTGGAGCATGATCGAGGCAGTCGGCCTGACCAAGCGCTATGGCGCGAAGACGGCCGTTTACAACCTTTCCTTCCAGGTGCGGCCGGGGGCCGTCACCGGATTCCTCGGTCCCAATGGGTCGGGCAAGTCCACCACCATGCGCATGATGCTGGGCCTGGACCGACCGACTTCCGGCCATGTCACGATCGGCGGCCACCCCTTCCGCAGTCTGCCGAACGCTCCGCGGCAGGTGGGTGCGCTGCTGGACGCGAAGGCGGTGCACGGCGGGCGCAGCGCCCGTAACCACCTCCTCTCGCTCGCCCAGCTCGCCGGCATCCCGGCCGCCCGGGTCGACGAGGTGCTCGGTGTCGTCGGTCTCCACGACGTCGCGCGGAAGCGGTCCAGGGGCTTCTCGCTCGGTATGGGCCAGCGGCTCGGCATCGCGGCGGCGCTGCTCGGCGACCCGCAGGTGCTGCTCTTCGACGAGCCCGTCAACGGACTCGACCCCGAGGGCATCCTCTGGGTCCGCAATCTGATGAAGATGCTGGCGTCGGAGGGCCGTACGGTCTTCGTGTCCAGCCATCTGATGAGCGAAATGGCACTCACCGCCGACCACCTGATCGTGATCGGTCGCGGGCAGCTGCTCGCCGACATGAGCGTCAAGGACTTCATCTCCGCCAATTCGGCCGACTTCGCCCGGGTGCGGGTCGCGGACGGTGCGCAGGAGCAGCGGGAGAAGCTGACCGCCTCGCTCACCGAGGCGGGCGGCCAGGTCATGTCGGAGCCGGACGGGGCCCTGCGGATCACCGGTCTGCGGCTGCCGCGGATCAGCGATCTGGCACACGAGTCGGACGTCCGGCTGTGGGAGCTCTCGCCGCACCAGGCCTCGCTCGAGGAGGCATACATGCGGATGACGCAGGGCGCCGTGGACTACCGCTCGACGGTGGACCAGAAGGCCGGGCTGCAGCAGCCGGTGCACGGCGGGTACGGACAGCAGCCCGGGGCGCCGCAGCCGCCGGTCCCGGAGATGCCGCAGCAGGGCTGGTACGCCCCGCCGCCGCCCGGACAGAACCCGTACGCGGGAGCTCCGGCGGCACCCGCCGCCGCGGCCCCTGCAACCCCGGCTGCGCCCGCCGCGGCCCCTGCAGACCTGACCAAGCGCGAGACCAGCGAGGACGCCCGATGACCACACCGCCGACCCCGCAGGCGCCGTACCAGCAGCAGGCCCCGGTCCCCCAGCAGAACTGGCAGGACGCATCGGCCGGGCTCTACGCCTCACCGATCCCGGTGCGCCGCGCCACCCTCGGCGACGCGCTCGCCTCCGAGTGGACCAAGATCCGTTCGGTGCGCTCCACCATGTGGACGCTCGGCGTCATGATCGTGTTGCTCCTCGGCCTCGGACTGCTCGCCGCGATCGCGGTCAATACCTCCGACGCCAACATCGGCGACACCCCGGTGCTCAGCTTCGGCTTCTTCGGAGTGCTGCTCGGTTCGATCTGTGTGATCACGCTCGGCGTGATGACCACCGCCTCCGAGTACGGCACCGGCATGATCCGTACGACGCTGACGGCCTGCCCCGACCGTGTGCGGGTACTGACCGCGAAGGCGATCGTCTTCTTCCTGCTCACCTTCGTCATCACGACCGTGACGACCGCGCTGGTCGGCGCGTTGCAGACGGCCATGCTCGACGGCGAGGCACCCACCGGTGGCGCCTGGCTGCGCGCCACTGTCGGCGTCGGCCTCTACATCGCGACGCTGGGCCTGCTCTCGCTCGCAGTCGGCGCTCTCATCCGGCACTCCGCGGGTGCGATCACGATCATGATCGGGGTGGTGCTGCTGCCGCTCGTGCTGGCCATGTTCATGTTCTCGGAGTCGCTCAGCGGCCTGCGGCAGGCGTTCTTCGAGTACTCCATCCCCAGCCAGCTCAGCGCTTTCTACGACACCTCGGTCACCGGGTCCGGGCCGTCCGGCTGGGATCCGCTGTGGATCATGCTCGGCGTCACGGCCGTGGCCCTGGCCGGTGCCTATGCGTCGCTGGAGAAGCGCGACGTCTGACCAGCCACCGGCCGCCGTTCGCCGGCCTCCGGAGCTCAGTAGCGAGGCGCGTTCCTGGACCGCTGCACCTGCGTGGTGCGGCGGTCCTTCGCGTTCCAGCAGGCCTTGTGCCAGTGCCTGCGGTCGTCGATCCCGCCGTACTCGGACCAGGCCACCATGTGTGGGACGCCGGACGGGATCTCCTGGTCGCAGCCGGGGCAGCGGTACCGCTTGCCGGCCGCGTTCGCGCCGCTCACCGGGCGGACCGACCACTCCTCGCCATGCCACAGTTCGGTGCGCCCGCCGCCGCCGTAGCGGGCCCCCGGCTCCGCTGCGCTGTCGTGGGGACTCTCGCCGCCTCGGGGGCGGTTGCGGCGCGGGGACACGTGACACCTCACGGGGCAGGCTGGGCAGTTCCCGTCAAGCGTAGGGCCATTTGGCCGAGCGAGGTGTCCCGCACCGCACAGGACGGCGTCCCGGACGGGGTGAGTTACCGGAAAATCGCAACAACTTGCCCCCGGACCGTGCCTTTGGCACGTGTCAGACGTTGTTGCCAGTAGGGGAGAGCCGCGTCGGCCGCAAGGAGGTAATTGGCGATGCGTGTGGGAACGTTCGTACTGGCAGCCCAGTTTCCGGGACAGGGGCCGGGGGAAGCGCTGCATCGCGCGATCCGGTCCACCGAGGTCGCGGAGGAATCCGGGCTCGACTCGGTCTGGCTGGCAGAACATCATTTCGTGCCGTACGGGGTCTGCCCGTCCGCCGTCACCTTGGCCGCGCTGCTGCTCGGCCGCACCCGGAGAATCCGGGTGGGTACGGCTGTGAGCGTGCTGCCGACCCAGCACCCGGTCGCGCTGGGCGAACAGGCCGCGCTGCTCCATCTCACCAGCGGCGGCAGATTCACGCTCGGCGTCGGCCGGGGCGGCCCCTGGGTGGATCTGGAGGTGTTCGGAGGGGGCCTGGAGGCGTACGAGAAGGGCTTCCCGGAGTCCCTGGAGCTGCTGCTCGACTGGCTGGGCAAACCTCGCGTGGCGGGGAGCGGGGAGCGGTACGGCTTCCGCGAGGTGGCGGTGGTCCCCCGGGCCGACGAGCTGCTCGACGTGGCCGGCGGCGAGAGCCCCGGCGGTCCCGAGGTGATCGTCGCGTGCACCTCGCCGAAGACGGTGAAGCTCGCCGCACAGAACGGTCTGCCGATGCTGCTCGGTATGCACTGCGGCGATGAGGAGAAGGCCGAGATGGTCGCCCTGTGGCGCTCCGCCGCCCTCGCCGCCGGCCACTCGCCCGAGAGCGTCCGGGAGACCGGACATGTGTCCGCAGGGGTGGCCCAGATCGCCGACCGTGCCGAGGACGCCGTGGAGACGCTCGTGAAGGCGATGCCGGGCTGGCTGCGACAGGGCCTGGACGCCCATGTGACGGTCGACGGCCGGCACCGGGTGATGCGCGACCCGGTCGCCTATACGGAGCTGCTGTGCGGCCTTCATCCGGTGGGCCCGCCCCGGCTCGCGGCCGACCGGCTCGCCGCCACCGCCGAGCGGACAGGCATCACCCGCTTCGCGCTCCTGGTGGAGGGTTCGGGAGATCTGGCGGCCACGGAGGAGAACGTAACGCGGCTGGGCACTGAAGTACTGCCGCTGCTCTCATAAACAGTCGTAAGAGGTACGGGGGCTGCCGCCCCGGAGCCAGTTGCACCTCCCGCGGCCCGGAACGGCAGCAGAAGCGTTTAGCAGTCCCGTAGTTCGGGCGACTGATTGAGCAACTGGCCCCTCACCGAGGTGAAGCGGGCCAGGCGCTCGTCGACCGAGGCGTCCAGCGGGAACACCGCGACGCGGTGGCAGTTCTGGAATGCCAGACGCACCCCGAAGTGCCGCTGCAGAGCGCCACGTATCGCATCACTCGCGAGCGCGCGCAGCAGCTGACCACGTGCCTGCTCGTCCGGCGGGGGCGTCTGGTTGTCGGCGAACTCTCCGCCGTCGACCTTCAGCTGAGCCACCAGAGAGCTGATCATCTCCCATGCGAAGGGCAGGGAGGTCCGGACGCAGTCGACGAAGTCGGCTTCGTCGACCTCGCCTCGCTCGGCCTGTTCCAACAGCGCCGGTGAG
This region includes:
- a CDS encoding ATP-binding cassette domain-containing protein; translation: MIEAVGLTKRYGAKTAVYNLSFQVRPGAVTGFLGPNGSGKSTTMRMMLGLDRPTSGHVTIGGHPFRSLPNAPRQVGALLDAKAVHGGRSARNHLLSLAQLAGIPAARVDEVLGVVGLHDVARKRSRGFSLGMGQRLGIAAALLGDPQVLLFDEPVNGLDPEGILWVRNLMKMLASEGRTVFVSSHLMSEMALTADHLIVIGRGQLLADMSVKDFISANSADFARVRVADGAQEQREKLTASLTEAGGQVMSEPDGALRITGLRLPRISDLAHESDVRLWELSPHQASLEEAYMRMTQGAVDYRSTVDQKAGLQQPVHGGYGQQPGAPQPPVPEMPQQGWYAPPPPGQNPYAGAPAAPAAAAPATPAAPAAAPADLTKRETSEDAR
- the scy gene encoding polarized growth protein Scy, yielding MRGYERQESHRAEDDHLSRFEAEMDRLKTDREKAVQHAEDLGYQVEVLRAKLHEARRNLATRPAYDSADIGYQAEQLLRNAQIQAEQLRTDAERELRDARAQTQRILQEHAEHQARLQAELHNEAVQRRQQLDQELAERRQTVESHVNENVAWAEQLRARTESQARRLLEESRAEAEHSLAAARVEAGRLADETRQRLGSEAESARTEAEAILLRARKDAERLLNAASSQAQEATSHAEQLRTSTTAETEQTRQQTAELNRAAEQRMQEAETQLREARLAAEKVTGEAKEAAVKRLAAAESQNEQRTRTAKSEIARLVGEATKDAESLKAEAEQALADARAEADRLKSEASEKARTAAAEDAAAQLSKAARAAEEVLTKASEDAKSTTRAASEEADRIRREAEAEADRLRGEAAEQADQLKGAAKDDTKEYRAKTVELQEEARRLRGEAEQLRSEAVAEGERIRGEARREAVQQIEEGAKTAEELLSKAKSDAEELRTTAGTESERVRTEAAERATALRKQAEEALERARAEAEQLRTESEEQARSTTTAAEQAAAELREETERAVAARQAEAADELTRLHTEAETRVTTAEQALTDARAEAERIRRETNEESERLRAEAAERLRALQEQAETEAERLRDEAAADASRSRAEGESAAVRLRSEAAAEAERLKSEAQESADRVRSEAAAAAERVGTEAAEALAAAQEEANRRRRESEETLDAARAEANQERERAREQSEELLASARKRVEQAQAEAQRLVEEADSRATELVSTAEQTAQQVRDSVNGLQEQAEEEIAGLRSAAEHVAERTKSEAQEEADRVRADAHAERERAGEDAARIRREAQEESEAAKAMAERTVSDAITESERLRADTAEYSQRMRTEASDALASAEQDAARSRAEAREDANRMRSDAATQADRLVGEATSEAERIRTESAQQATQLVEESTQQATQLVEGATQQAARVADEAADEAERLRAEAAATVGSAQEHAARTREESERVRADAEAAAEQMRAEARQEADRLLDEAREAAAKRRADAAEQADQLINKAQEEALRAATEAEEQADTMVGVARKEAARITSEATVEGNSLVERARTDADELLVGARRDATAIRERAEELRARIESEIEELHDRARRETSEQMKTAGERVDNLMKAATEQRDDAAAKAKELLADANSEASKVRIAAVKRAEALLKEAEQKKATLVREAEKLRADAEVEAKRTVDEGKRELDLLVRRRQDINTEISRVQDVLEALESFETPAGGGKGAGGGSAGGVKAGASAGTRSSGKSSEG
- a CDS encoding cellulose-binding protein, coding for MSDPSSPFGFELVRRGYDRGQVDDRITKLVADRDSALARITSLEKRIEELHLETQNAQAQVNDAEPSYAGLGARVEKILRLAEEEAKDLREEARRAAEQHRELAESAAQQVRNDAESFAAERKAKAEDEGVRIVDKAKGEATTLRTDAQKDAAQKREEADALFEETRAKAAQAAADFETNLAKRRDQSERDLASRQAKAEKRLAEIEHRAEQLRLEAEKLRTDAERRARQTVETAQRQSEDIVADANAKADRIRSESERELAALTNRRDSINAQLTNVREMLATLTGAAVAAAGSPADDEPVTRGVPAQQTR
- a CDS encoding SCO5389 family protein, which codes for MSLDVSPALLEQAERGEVDEADFVDCVRTSLPFAWEMISSLVAQLKVDGGEFADNQTPPPDEQARGQLLRALASDAIRGALQRHFGVRLAFQNCHRVAVFPLDASVDERLARFTSVRGQLLNQSPELRDC
- a CDS encoding LLM class flavin-dependent oxidoreductase; the protein is MRVGTFVLAAQFPGQGPGEALHRAIRSTEVAEESGLDSVWLAEHHFVPYGVCPSAVTLAALLLGRTRRIRVGTAVSVLPTQHPVALGEQAALLHLTSGGRFTLGVGRGGPWVDLEVFGGGLEAYEKGFPESLELLLDWLGKPRVAGSGERYGFREVAVVPRADELLDVAGGESPGGPEVIVACTSPKTVKLAAQNGLPMLLGMHCGDEEKAEMVALWRSAALAAGHSPESVRETGHVSAGVAQIADRAEDAVETLVKAMPGWLRQGLDAHVTVDGRHRVMRDPVAYTELLCGLHPVGPPRLAADRLAATAERTGITRFALLVEGSGDLAATEENVTRLGTEVLPLLS
- a CDS encoding ATP-binding cassette domain-containing protein, with product MIELDGLTKRFGNKVAVDRLSCRVRPGMVTGFLGPNGAGKSTTMRMMLDLDNPTSGSVRIDGKHYRDLEEPLKYIGALLDAKSMHGGRSAYNNLLCLAQSNRIPESRVPEVLDTVGLSAVARKKSKGFSLGMSQRLGIAAALLGDPQVLLFDEPVNGLDPEGIHWIRNLMKALAAEGRTIFVSSHLMSEMALTADHLIVIGQGRLLADTSMADFIHQNSRSYVRLRSPQQERLRDVLHEEGLIVVETGSGTLEIDGATTEALGELAARHQIVLHELSSQRASLEEAFMQMTADSVEYHAHSEVGEAPLPVGPHWGDEWNQQTAVGTAGNGTPGVPGTSGTGKGA
- a CDS encoding ABC transporter permease; this translates as MASVPAVLTSEWTKIRTVSSTVWTLISAFVVTVAMSAALCALMNAQFDDLPPAERVTFDPTLISFSGMVLGQLAMVVFGVLVVGTEYSSGMIRTSLAAVPQRGSFLFSKVAVAGVLALVVGIATSFVSFFLGQSLLGDHHTDIGADNVLRAVVGGGIYMGLIGIFSMGVATMLRSSMLSLGILMPFFFLISQILSAVPGAKKVARYFPDQAGSKIMQVVPDAMNSNPAPYGPWGGLGILVAWVAAALVGGYLVLKKRDA
- a CDS encoding ABC transporter permease subunit, giving the protein MIVLLLGLGLLAAIAVNTSDANIGDTPVLSFGFFGVLLGSICVITLGVMTTASEYGTGMIRTTLTACPDRVRVLTAKAIVFFLLTFVITTVTTALVGALQTAMLDGEAPTGGAWLRATVGVGLYIATLGLLSLAVGALIRHSAGAITIMIGVVLLPLVLAMFMFSESLSGLRQAFFEYSIPSQLSAFYDTSVTGSGPSGWDPLWIMLGVTAVALAGAYASLEKRDV
- a CDS encoding ATP/GTP-binding protein, whose protein sequence is MSPRRNRPRGGESPHDSAAEPGARYGGGGRTELWHGEEWSVRPVSGANAAGKRYRCPGCDQEIPSGVPHMVAWSEYGGIDDRRHWHKACWNAKDRRTTQVQRSRNAPRY